In one Nicotiana sylvestris chromosome 8, ASM39365v2, whole genome shotgun sequence genomic region, the following are encoded:
- the LOC138874840 gene encoding uncharacterized protein translates to MEEEAENFVAKCDKWQRYSNNMHRPAELLHPVVAPWPFMKWGMDIVGPLPQAKGKVKFLLVLTYYFTKWVKVGAFKQIKRITSTPYHPVGNGQAESTNKIIVNNLKKRLEESKGNWPELLPGVLWAYRTTTKTSTSETPFSLVYGAEALIPVEIGESSTKYTQATEESNEEEMRVNLDLLEGKREAALIRMAAQKQVME, encoded by the exons atggaagaagaagcagaaaattttgtggctaaatgtgataagtgGCAAAGATAcagtaacaatatgcatagacctgcagagTTGCTACATCCGGTcgttgcaccatggccttttatgaaatgggggatggacattgtGGGTCcgctaccacaagcaaaaggcaAGGTAAAATTTTTGCTAGTACTCACTTATTACTTTACTAAATGGGTTAAAGTAGGTgcttttaaacag ATCAAAAGGATTACCTCAACGCCTtaccatccggtgggtaatggacaagctgaatcaacaaataaaatcattgtcaacaatttgaagaaacgATTGGAAGAATCCAAAGGCAATTGGCCAGAGTTACtgcctggtgttttatgggcgtaccgcacaacaacaaaaacaagtacgaGTGAAACACCGTTCTCATTGGTATACGGagctgaagccttaattccagttgagataggggagTCAAGCACAAAGTATACGCAAGCGACTGAGGAATCCAATGAAGAAGAAATGCGAGTAAACCTTGatctacttgaaggaaaaagggaagctgcattaataagaatggcagcacaaaaacaAGTCATGGAGTGA
- the LOC104231715 gene encoding serine/arginine-rich splicing factor RS31 isoform X2, translated as MRPIFVGNFEYDTRQSELERFFSKYGRIERVDMKSGFAFVYFEDERDAADAIRGTDNMPFGYERRCLSVEWAKGERGRHRDGPKSGGNQRPTKTLFVINFDPTCTRTRDIERHFEPYGNVLHVRIRRNFAFVQFENQEDATRALECTHMSKILDRVVSVEYALKDDDERGDRYDSPRRDYGRQRDSPYRRSPSPMYRRGRPSPDYGRPHSPVRNGPSYDRYNSPDYGRYRRSPVRRSRT; from the exons ATGAGGCCTATTTTCGTTGGGAACTTTGAGTATGATACTCGACAATCAGAACTGGAACGGTTTTTCTCCAAGTATGGAAGAATTGAGCGAGTCGACATGAAATCTG GGTTTGCTTTTGTCTACTTTGAGGATGAGAGAGATGCAGCAGATGCCATCCGTGGGACTGACAACATGCCATTTGGGTATGAAAGGCGCTGTCTATCAGTGGAATGGGCAAAA GGTGAACGTGGTAGACACCGTGATGGCCCTAAGTCTGGTGGAAACCAGAGACCAACCAAAACATTGTTTGTCATAAACTTTGACCCTACTTGTACTAGAACCCGAGACATAGAAAGACACTTTGAACCGTACGGCAATGTCCTTCATGTTCGCATACGTCGCAATTTTGCGTTTGTGCAGTTTGAAAATCAGGAGGATGCAACAAGAGCTTTGGAGTGTACACACATGAG TAAGATCTTGGACAGAGTGGTTTCTGTAGAGTATGCCTTGAAGGATGACGATGAGAGAGGGGACAGATACGACAGCCCTAGAAGAGATTATGGCAGGCAAAGGGATAGCCCTTATCGAAGGTCACCAAGCCCGATGTATCGCAGGGGCCGGCCTAGTCCAGATTATGGCCGACCTCATAGTCCTGTTCGTAATGGTCCATCATATGACAGATACAATAGTCCAGATTATGGAAGGTATCGCAG GTCTCCTGTTCGAAGGTCGAGAACTTGA
- the LOC104231715 gene encoding serine/arginine-rich splicing factor RS31 isoform X1, producing MRPIFVGNFEYDTRQSELERFFSKYGRIERVDMKSGFAFVYFEDERDAADAIRGTDNMPFGYERRCLSVEWAKGERGRHRDGPKSGGNQRPTKTLFVINFDPTCTRTRDIERHFEPYGNVLHVRIRRNFAFVQFENQEDATRALECTHMSKILDRVVSVEYALKDDDERGDRYDSPRRDYGRQRDSPYRRSPSPMYRRGRPSPDYGRPHSPVRNGPSYDRYNSPDYGRYRSRSPVRRSRT from the exons ATGAGGCCTATTTTCGTTGGGAACTTTGAGTATGATACTCGACAATCAGAACTGGAACGGTTTTTCTCCAAGTATGGAAGAATTGAGCGAGTCGACATGAAATCTG GGTTTGCTTTTGTCTACTTTGAGGATGAGAGAGATGCAGCAGATGCCATCCGTGGGACTGACAACATGCCATTTGGGTATGAAAGGCGCTGTCTATCAGTGGAATGGGCAAAA GGTGAACGTGGTAGACACCGTGATGGCCCTAAGTCTGGTGGAAACCAGAGACCAACCAAAACATTGTTTGTCATAAACTTTGACCCTACTTGTACTAGAACCCGAGACATAGAAAGACACTTTGAACCGTACGGCAATGTCCTTCATGTTCGCATACGTCGCAATTTTGCGTTTGTGCAGTTTGAAAATCAGGAGGATGCAACAAGAGCTTTGGAGTGTACACACATGAG TAAGATCTTGGACAGAGTGGTTTCTGTAGAGTATGCCTTGAAGGATGACGATGAGAGAGGGGACAGATACGACAGCCCTAGAAGAGATTATGGCAGGCAAAGGGATAGCCCTTATCGAAGGTCACCAAGCCCGATGTATCGCAGGGGCCGGCCTAGTCCAGATTATGGCCGACCTCATAGTCCTGTTCGTAATGGTCCATCATATGACAGATACAATAGTCCAGATTATGGAAGGTATCGCAG caGGTCTCCTGTTCGAAGGTCGAGAACTTGA